In the Streptomyces sp. NBC_01276 genome, CAGGGTGTCGCGCTGGCGCTGCAGGAGGCTGGTGAGGGTGGCGCGCTCGTCGCCGTCCAGGACGGCCGGGGTCCGCTGTTCATCGTTCATCATCGGATGATCACACCCGCGCCGCTCCCCGCCCGGACGTTTTCACATGCCGGACGCGGCCAGGTCCCGGAAGAAGCTCCTGATGTCCCCCACCAGCAGCTCCGGCACCTCCATCGCGGGGAAGTGGCCGCCCCGGTCGTACGAGGTCCAGCGCACGACGGCGTCGGTGCGCGCGGCGACGTGCCGCAGCGGGATGAAGTTGTCCCGGGGGAAGTCGGCGAGGGCGGTGGGAGTGGCCGACACCTCGGGCGGCTGCCCGTAGTAGTCGGCGTGCGCCCGCTCCCAGTAGATCCGCGCGGCGGAACCGGCGGTGCCGGTCAGCCAGTACAGCATCACGTTGGTCAGCATCTGGTCCCGGTCCACCGGGCAGCTCGGGTCCGCCCACTCCGCGAACTTCTCCCCGATCCAGGCGAGCAGTCCGGTGGGGGAGTCGTTCAGCGCGTACGCGAGGGTCTGCGGCCGGGTCGCCTGGATGTCGGCGTAGCCCTGCCGTTCCCGCGCCCAGACCCGGTACCGCTCCCAGGAGGCCCACGTCCGCTCGCGCTCGGCGGGGCTCAGCGCCGCCAGTTCGGCCTCCGTGGGCTCGGCGGTGGCCCCCGCCCCGGGCAGCAGGTTCAGGTGGACGCCGCACACCCGCCCGGGCAGCAGCCGGCCCAGCTCCCGCGAGACGGCCGCGCCCCAGTCCCCTCCCTGGACCCCGTACGTCCCGTACCCGAGCCGCTCCATCAGCACCCCGAAGGCCCGCGCGACCCGCTTGAACTCCCAGCCGGGCGAGTCCGTCGGCCCGGACGGGCCGAAGCCGGGGATGCTCGGCAGCACGAGGTGGAAGGCGTCGGCCGGGTCCCCGCCGTGCGCCCGCGGATCCGTCAGCGGGCCCGCGACCCGCTGGAACTCCACGAACGAGCCGGGCCAGCCGTGCGTCATCAGCAGGGGCGTGGCGTCCGGTTCGGGCGAGCGCACGTGCGCGAAGTGCACGCGCGCCCCGTCGATGACGGTGGTGAACTGCGGCCACTCGTTCAGGCGCGCCTCGGCGGCCCGCCAGTCGTACTCCTCGCGCCAGTAGCGCACGAGCTCGCGCATCTCGCCCAGCGGTATCCCGTAGGCCCACCCGGCCCCGTCCACTTCGTCGGGCCAGCGCACGCGGCGCAGCCGCCCGTCGAGGTCGTCGAGCTCCTCCTGCGCCACGTCCAGCCGGAACGGTGTCAGTCCCTCACCGAGATCGTCCATCCCCCCACCCTGCCAGCCCGTCCGCCGGCGGGGCGTCCGGGGGTCAGGCCGCGTAGAGGTCGAAGGTCGAGCCGCGCTTGGGGCCCGCCGCCACATCCAGGGCGGGGTCGACCGTCAGCATCGCCTGGTGCAGCCGCTGCAACTGCGGCGACGGTTCGACGCCCAGGTCACCGATCAGCCGTTGCCGCAGCCGCCGGTACACGTCCAGCGCCGTCGCCTGCCGTCCGGACCGGTACAGCGCCACCATCAGCTGGGAGTGCAGACCCTCGTGCTGGGGCTGTCGCGCGGTCAGCTCGGTGAGTTCGGCGAGCAGTTCGGTGTGCCGCCCGAGCCGCAGGTCGACGTCGATGCGCCGCTCCACCGCGACCAGCCGGCTCGCCTCCAGCCGCAGCACCTCGATCTCCAGGACCGGTCCCACCCGTACGTCGACCAGCGCGGGCCCCCGCCACAGCGCGAGTCCCT is a window encoding:
- a CDS encoding epoxide hydrolase family protein translates to MDDLGEGLTPFRLDVAQEELDDLDGRLRRVRWPDEVDGAGWAYGIPLGEMRELVRYWREEYDWRAAEARLNEWPQFTTVIDGARVHFAHVRSPEPDATPLLMTHGWPGSFVEFQRVAGPLTDPRAHGGDPADAFHLVLPSIPGFGPSGPTDSPGWEFKRVARAFGVLMERLGYGTYGVQGGDWGAAVSRELGRLLPGRVCGVHLNLLPGAGATAEPTEAELAALSPAERERTWASWERYRVWARERQGYADIQATRPQTLAYALNDSPTGLLAWIGEKFAEWADPSCPVDRDQMLTNVMLYWLTGTAGSAARIYWERAHADYYGQPPEVSATPTALADFPRDNFIPLRHVAARTDAVVRWTSYDRGGHFPAMEVPELLVGDIRSFFRDLAASGM
- a CDS encoding AfsR/SARP family transcriptional regulator, yielding MKIRILGPLSAEVDGDSIVPTAAKPRQILALLALHPGRVMPVPTLMEEIWGQDLPASALTTLQTYILQLRRRLGTAMGPGRPGGAKEVLTTRHGGYLLQVPPESVDVNAYESLVGRGQSAFEAGDDRVAADLLREGLALWRGPALVDVRVGPVLEIEVLRLEASRLVAVERRIDVDLRLGRHTELLAELTELTARQPQHEGLHSQLMVALYRSGRQATALDVYRRLRQRLIGDLGVEPSPQLQRLHQAMLTVDPALDVAAGPKRGSTFDLYAA